In the genome of Cynocephalus volans isolate mCynVol1 chromosome 10, mCynVol1.pri, whole genome shotgun sequence, the window CAATCAAAGAGGGACTCAGAGCCCGGCCTCGCCCACCAAGGTCCCAGCCCCTCCTTCCCATCCCCTACTCTCAAGTCTCACCACTTAGTGTTGGGTCTTCCTTGGTCCTCAGAGCTTCCATCCCTCTGGGGCTCATCCAGAGGGGGCGGGCGCTCCCAGCACCCCTCCAGACCTTGGCCACAGGTTGACTTTTGTCCAACTGGGGACAGGAAAGGGGATAAAAACAAAGGCTCTAAGTACCCATCTGGCTGTCCTGGATCATGAGTAATTGCCTCTGATGGCTGAGGCTGAGCTTTCGGAGGGCACCATGGCATAGTGAAGAGAGCACTGGACTAGGACAGCTCTTCCCATGATTGGCGGTATGACTTAGATAGGTCAGTTGGTACCTTTCTCAAGGATATATTAAGAGGGAGATTGTGTAgattatgttaaataaatagtAGTGAATACTTTGCCCAGCCAAGCTTTTGCTCCCATGGCTGATGCCCTCACTGCCAGAGATGCCCAAGCCATTTTGTTTGGGTGTGAGGGCTGAATACTACAAGGTGAGGTGGTCAACTGTTTGTCATTCCCATAAATAATGGGATCAAAAAGCTTAGTGTGCACAAGGAGGGGTAGATGTGGAGCAGCCTTCTGTGGCCAGCCACGGAAGAAACAACCACGGGAGAGGGTGAAACCTTTCTGCCTAGAAATTATCTGGGCCTTAGGGCCTTCTGTGGAGTTTTTTTGGATCTGAGGCCTTCTGTGTACATCTTAGGTCCCTACCTGGCCCCCTCTCTTCCCAGGCAGCTGAAGTTGGAGGTGCAGAGGACCAAACTGGTTCTTGAATCCTAGATTCTCCATTTAGAggaccggccccgtggctcactcgggagagtgcggcgctggtagcaccgaggccacgggttcggatcctatatagggatggctggtgcgctcactggctgagcgtggtgtggaccacaccgtgctaagggttgcaatccccttaccagtcaaaaaaaaaaaaaaaaaaaagattctccaTTTAGACACTAGAGGgcaccctcccaccccatcctaggaaggaaaaagagggagaaacagCCACAGGGTCCTGGAGAGGGCAAATCAGCCAGCCCTCTGCATCCTAGCAGAGAACACATCGTAGGTGCAGAAAAGTGGGTTTTGGGGGTGTTGGGCTCTCTCAAGCCTCTATCCCTGAATCTTCTCACACACCCCTCACTATCATGGGTAGGAAGTCCTTTTTTGTATCTAGCGTCAAACCTCATGTGGCCTTGCATTAACTCTTAGGGAAGAGAGGAATTATTACGGAAAACCTGATTGGGAGAGGGACTGAGCCAAGGATGGAGGAAATCCAGGTTTCAGGTACGGCTGAGTGTGGGGTGAGAGGATTGGAGGGCCTGTGGTGTCACTGCAGTTTGCATGTGTGAGAAACTGGACCAGGAGGGGGTGGCCAGGATACTCAAGGAGGAACCACACCTAACCCATGGTGGCGGGACCCCCCCATCACAGCCCCTTCAGCTTACCAGAGTCCCTGCTGCCCTTCAGGACCTCAGCCTGGctgtcctcttcttcctcttcatcttcatcatcctcttcctcctcctcctcctcctctcttggATAGCCCAGCTCCCGCAGCTCGCCCAGCTCATCCTCTTCCTCCGAGGCTTGGTTCTCACCCAGGTTGCTGATGGACTGGAGGTGAGACTCAGCAATGCGCTGCACGGCTGGTGTAGAGGAGACCCAGAGGCGAGGGTCAGCCAGGCCCGAGAAGCAGCCCGTGGAGCTGGAAAGGCCTGTGGCCCAGCCCCCTGACTCCTTCTCATGGGCCTGGGGCAGAGATAACCCTCTCAGGGGCCCAAGTTCAAGGGCCAAAAACTACAGGTTAATCCACGGGGATCCAGACCAGAGCAGAAGCAGCAGGGGGTAGACTTGATCGTGTTTGGCTCTTAAGCTGTCCCAAGATTCTGCCCTCCTGGAGGCTGGCACCAGGCAGCTGCTCCACACCATAGGGCACCAGGCTGGGCAAGACCAGGCGGGCACAGAAGCAGCTTAACATTCTCTGGCTGGGGAGCTTGCTCTGCCAAGTACCCAGTACTGGAAACAGTGTCCACCAACCCTAACCCTGGGCAGAAGGTGCAGGGCCTGTGGTCCAGGGCCTGGGGATTTAtccctttccatttctgggaaATTTCTCCACCTGCTTAGGGCTCATGGCTCACCCTGATCCTGCCCCCATGCTGTGCTTAGTCCCCACCCTCTGTCACTGCCCAGTCATAGATGCCACTCTACACACCCCTGCCCCAGGCTCTGAAGGCCAAGGACATAATAGTCTCCAGCTGGTGAAGTCCATGCCTGGGGATGCAGCACGCTCATATGCAGCCCCCACAATCTTGACCCACATCCCCATGCTCCCAGCTCCCTCTGCAGTGACCTAGAAagcagcacccccccccccaaaaaaaaagtgCTCGGATAGGGCCTAGGAAGGGAACAGTGTGAGCAGCTGGAGAGAAGTttccaaaagatgaaaagaacagGGGGTTGGTGAAGGAGGCAAGGGCTGGGGGGTTGAGGAGTATGGCAGGGGTTGAAGGGACAGTGGGAGGAGAGGCTGCCAGGAGTTGGTGCGATATTAGAGCTTTGGGGACACTAAGTTCACAGGCCACAAACAAGATGCTGAGGAGCTACAGAGTAGGGTAGCGGCAGCGCCTTCTTGGTCTGCCAGCGGCCCCTCCCCTCACAAAGCCCAGAGGGATAGATCCAGGCTGGAAACCTCTGGTGCAGTGAGCAGGGCACTGTGCTCCTGCCAACTCGGGGACAGGCACAGAGGGTGCATTGTGTGTGTGCTGCTGCCCCGCCCTGCCCTCAGCTCCCAGCCCAGTGCCTCCCACTGGCTCTGGGCAAGCTACCCAGGCAATAAAAGTGCGATAAATTGCCCTGCCCTGGCCTTGGGGACGCGGCAAAGCTTCCCCTTGAGCCAAGTGTGAGAGCTCCAGCCTC includes:
- the PPP1R1B gene encoding protein phosphatase 1 regulatory subunit 1B, producing MDPKDRKKIQFSVPAPPSQLDPRQVEMIRRRRPTPAMLFRLSEHSSPEEEASPHQRASGEGHHLKSKRPNPCAYTPPSLKAVQRIAESHLQSISNLGENQASEEEDELGELRELGYPREEEEEEEEDDEDEEEEEDSQAEVLKGSRDSVGQKSTCGQGLEGCWERPPPLDEPQRDGSSEDQGRPNTK